One Palaemon carinicauda isolate YSFRI2023 chromosome 4, ASM3689809v2, whole genome shotgun sequence DNA segment encodes these proteins:
- the LOC137639591 gene encoding craniofacial development protein 2-like produces MVMTPRGEKELTEWRAVNSRLILGKFKLKQCNMSIIVCFAPTNNSPEERKDEYYEELQSIIDEIPERYMKIEMGDFSGKVGRNNQGIENVMGVVGLGEVANENGAHYKFLYNK; encoded by the coding sequence atggtgatgacaccaagaggagaaaaggaattaacggaatggagagctgtaaatagtagattgataCTTGGAAAGTTTAAAttgaagcagtgcaatatgagtattatagtttgttttgcaccaacaaataattcccctgaggaaaggaaagatgaatactatgaagaactgcagagtataatagatgagatccctgagagatacaTGAAAATTGAGATGGGTGATTTCAGtggtaaagttggaaggaataatcaaggtatagagaatgtgatgggtgttgtgggtcttggagaagttgcaaatgaaaatggggcacactataagtttttgtacaacaaataa